The Erpetoichthys calabaricus chromosome 1 unlocalized genomic scaffold, fErpCal1.3 SUPER_1_unloc_16, whole genome shotgun sequence genome contains a region encoding:
- the LOC127526346 gene encoding piggyBac transposable element-derived protein 3-like produces MYWSSDCRVAQVADVISRDRWEQINKFIHFNDNSNMPANNDGNYDKLFKIRPIIDSLLPKFQGLPQDQMLSIDEQMVPFKGRSSLKQYIPKKPYKWGYKIFVLCDTKGLVHSFDIFAGKIDPVPGEPNIGASGNIVLKLAQVIRGALNHLLFYDNWFSSLDLFVALAYKGIPALGTVQQSRLQGCSFSVDTDMKKKGRGTFEEKKVVVVNVEIRAVKWFDNRGVIVASTFASAQPVSNVERWDRKSKKKVSIECPNIISLYNKFMGGIDALDALIAYCRIHIRSKKYYHRFFFHFVDMVIVNSWLLYRRDCDSLDVPRKKQKDLLAFRTSVAQALCMQGKDMSRKKRGRPSFDVERFFEKKKHRGPAKAIPTLEVHSDAVGHWPVVESGRQHCKQPNCKGQTVINCSKCNVHLCLNNNNNCFREFHE; encoded by the coding sequence ATGTACTGGTCCAGTGACTGTCGAGTAGCACAGGTGGCTGATGTGATATCCCGAGACAGATGGGAACAAATTAACAAATTCATTCATTTCAATGACAACAGCAACATGCCAGCCAACAATGATGGAAATTACGATAAGCTTTTCAAAATCAGGCCAATTATCGATTCACTTCTCCCAAAATTTCAGGGTCTCCCACAAGATCAAATGTTGTCTATTGATGAGCAAATGGTGCCATTCAAAGGTAGATCTAGTCTAAAGCAATATATCCCCAAGAAGCCATACAAATGGGGATACAAAATCTTTGTGCTTTGTGATACAAAAGGCCTGGTGCATTCATTTGACATATTTGCAGGGAAAATAGATCCTGTACCTGGAGAACCTAACATTGGTGCAAGTGGAAACATTGTGCTAAAGCTTGCACAAGTTATTCGTGGTGCTCTCAATCACTTGCTGTTTTATGACAACTGGTTTTCTTCCTTGGATTTGTTTGTTGCTCTTGCATACAAGGGAATACCAGCCCTGGGGACTGTGCAGCAAAGTCGCCTGCAAGGGTGCAGTTTCAGCGTAGACACTGATATGAAGAAGAAGGGAAGAGGGACATTTGAAGAGAAAAAGGTTGTTGTAGTCAATGTAGAAATAAGAGCAGTAAAATGGTTTGATAATAGAGGGGTGATCGTTGCCAGCACTTTTGCCAGTGCCCAGCCTGTTTCTAACGTAGAAAGATGGGATagaaagtcaaaaaagaaagtgTCTATAGAATGCCCAAACATCATCAGCCTGTACAACAAGTTCATGGGCGGCATTGATGCTCTTGATGCACTAATTGCATATTGTCGCATCCACATAAGGTCAAAAAAGTACTATCATaggttcttttttcattttgttgacatGGTCATTGTAAACAGCTGGTTGTTGTATCGACGTGATTGTGATTCACTGGATGTACCAAGAAAGAAGCAGAAGGATTTGCTAGCTTTTAGAACATCAGTTGCACAGGCACTCTGCATGCAAGGCAAGGATATGTCAAGGAAGAAGAGGGGGCGGCCTTCATTTGATGTTGAAAGGTTTTTCGAAAAGAAGAAACATCGAGGTCCAGCTAAGGCTATTCCAACACTGGAAGTCCATTCAGATGCTGTGGGTCACTGGCCAGTGGTTGAAAGTGGACGGCAACACTGCAAACAACCAAATTGTAAGGGCCAGACTGTAATCAACTGTTCAAAGTGCAATGTTCACTTGtgcctcaacaacaacaacaactgctTTCGAGAATTCCATGAGTAA